A single Fusarium oxysporum Fo47 chromosome IV, complete sequence DNA region contains:
- a CDS encoding alkaline-phosphatase-like protein, which produces MPSLVSYLFAVFFVSLLFTKLLHLFIHIHSIAVIDFVVYLPTFFLQDFFLVLFARLLLRRERTILSLIGYVLGCFLTLITFVAAASELGFHYRTGGEVEWSDAGDFANDEGLNVLISESSSVIVSGLIILIVAWLPQNYLYRVFGDTVSGIGKRIASVSRYLRGKIRPQPQHQQDPENAEPFLQRVNSESTVTNSGHPSPNLSRDGDEKELEERTQKRRCCAFIPSWVINAVVLLFIGITWVARPDQPYNHIASSLPLRLSDSVRPKLGLCASQNEFPLRQLIEKSRWQDPKGNFKGWAPSRENNDLVKKYRENPPAWLPNPIPSGFLKWNPDRYKDEHDKKDGLSNLCPNTWQDRGFYNPVNDPMRITNLDQEILAPIQEALSNNSVKIRHIALILMESMREELFPLQQGSDIHRFIMESNDENARDEVNGRVSRMTQNFEKITGKPGNYQSANGSAYDPPAKPVWNDQTKPGFGGVNVVGGLTSSSVSTKSLAAAHCGAWPMAVNMFEESELESYQPCIPQILELFNKVKGNTTKRDDKPEDKPQKKRDWWGFGGTAQAKFHEYQWKPAFFQAVTDHYDRQDKFDEKIGFDFKVTKPRLDEEAKDNPEMEEINYFGYPETDLREHIRKFISDGIAEDKRLFMSHFTSTTHHPWGVPKWFEKEKYMGKEGGNHQDLDKYLNTIRFTDAWLGELMQMFEDTGIADETLVVFVGDHGQAFKEDFSKTGTYENRHISNFRVPISFRHPSIPRVQYEANVTSISILPTILDLLVNSGSLNKKDSEIALDLAHDYEGQSLIRPYQKTQDGRRAWNFGLINPGGGMLTVTSADAPWRLAVPLKKDLEYTFTDLGKDPLELDALDKWSIKSMIKAVKRQYGNDAATWVKEADEVAHWWALERRRLWGYNPDEDK; this is translated from the exons ATGCCTTCTTTAGTCTCTTATCTTTTTGCTGTCTTTTTCGTATCATTACTATTTACGAAGCTGCTACATCTATTCATCCACATCCATTCCATCGCCGTCATCGACTTTGTCGTCTATCTACCGACCTTCTTTCTGCAAGATTTCTTCCTAGTTCTCTTCGCCCGGTTATTGTTGCGTCGGGAGCGAACGATTCTCTCATTGATTGGTTATGTTCTTGGATGCTTTTTAAC TTTGATAACGTTCGTTGCTGCGGCATCCGAGCTTGGCTTTCATTATAGAACAGGCGGCGAAGTCGAATGGAGCGACGCTGGCGATTTTGCTAATGACGAGGGACTCAATGTTTTGATCAGCGAGAGCAGCAGTGTCATTGTTTCTGGTTTAATCATCCTCATCGTTGCATGGTTGCCTCAGAACTACCTATACAGGGTCTTTGGCGACACCGTATCTGGAATTGGCAAGCGAATCGCTTCAG TCTCTCGGTATTTGCGAGGCAAGATTCGCCCACAGCCGCAACATCAGCAGGACCCCGAGAACGCCGAGCCTTTCCTCCAGCGTGTCAACAGCGAAAGTACCGTCACAAACAGTGGCCATCCATCACCTAATTTGAGCCgcgatggagatgagaaggaatTGGAAGAGCGTACACAGAAGCGACGCTGCTGTGCATTCATTCCCTCTTGGGTCATCAATGCAGTCGTCTTGCTATTCATCGGCATCACATGGGTTGCCCGCCCTGACCAACCTTATAATCACATCGCAAGCAGTTTGCCTCTACGATTGTCCGACTCTGTGCGACCGAAGCTTGGACTCTGTGCTTCTCAAAACGAATTTCCCTTACGACAGCTCATCGAGAAGTCAAGATGGCAGGATCCCAAGGGCAACTTCAAGGGATGGGCTCCCAGCAGAGAGAACAACGACTTGGTAAAGAAGTACAGAGAGAACCCTCCTGCTTGGCTTCCTAACCCCATCCCCAGCGGTTTTCTCAAGTGGAATCCTGATCGATATAAGGACGAGCATGATAAGAAGGATGGTCTCAGCAATTTGTGCCCCAATACTTGGCAAGATCGGGGCTTCTACAACCCAGTCAACGACCCCATGCGAATTACTAACCTCGATCAAGAGATTCTGGCTCCTATCCAAGAGGCACTCTCGAATAACTCCGTCAAGATTAGACATATTGCTCTTATTCTCATGGAGAGTATGCGCGAAGAACTCTTCCCTCTTCAGCAGGGTAGCGATATACACCGATTCATCATGGAGTCGAACGACGAGAATGCCAGAGATGAAGTCAACGGCCGGGTATCACGCATGACTCAGAACTTCGAGAAGATCACCGGAAAGCCAGGCAACTATCAAAGCGCAAACGGAAGTGCTTACGATCCTCCCGCGAAGCCCGTATGGAACGACCAGACGAAGCCCGGCTTTGGTGGTGTCAATGTCGTTGGAGGTCTTACCAGCAGCAGTGTCTCAACCAAGAGTCTTGCTGCCGCGCATTGTGGCGCTTGGCCCATGGCCGTCAACATGTTTGAAGAATCTGAACTCGAGAGCTATCAGCCCTGCATCCCGCAGATTCTCGAACTGTtcaacaaggtcaagggCAACACGACAAAGCGAGATGACAAGCCAGAAGACAAGCCACAGAAGAAGCGAGATTGGTGGGGTTTTGGCGGTACTGCGCAAGCCAAGTTCCATGAGTACCAGTGGAAGCCCGCTTTCTTCCAAGCCGTTACAGACCACTATGATAGGCAGGACAAGTTTGACGAGAAGATTGGTTTCGATTTTAAGGTCACCAAGCCCAGATTAGacgaggaggccaaggacaATCccgagatggaggagatCAACTATTTTGGATACCCCGAAACCGATTTGAGGGAGCACATCAGAAAGTTTATTTCCGATGGCATCGCCGAAGATAAGCGACTCTTCATGTCGCACTTTACCAGCACTACTCATCACCCTTGGGGAGTACCTAAGTGGTTCGAGAAAGAGAAGTACATGGGTAAAGAGGGCGGTaatcatcaagatcttgacaagtatctcaacaccatccgCTTCACCGACGCATGGCTTGGTGAGCTTATGCAGATGTTTGAGGATACCGGAATCGCCGATGAAACCCTCGTTGTCTTCGTTGGTGATCACGGCCAAGCATTCAAGGAAGATTTCTCAAAGACAGGTACCTACGAAAACCGTCATATCAGCAACTTTCGGGTTCCGATTTCTTTCCGACATCCCAGCATTCCTCGCGTGCAATACGAGGCCAACGTGACATCGATCTCTATCCTTCCCACCATTCTCGACCTCCTCGTCAACTCAGGATCTCTCAACAAAAAAGATTCTGAAATTGCACTCGACCTCGCCCACGACTACGAAGGTCAATCCCTAATTCGCCCATATCAAAAGACACAAGACGGCCGTCGCGCTTGGAACTTTGGACTTATCAACCCAGGCGGTGGTATGCTCACAGTAACCTCAGCCGACGCACCCTGGCGCCTCGCAGTTCCTCTAAAGAAAGACCTCGAATACACATTTACAGATCTCGGCAAAGACCCGCTAGAGCTAGACGCTTTGGACAAATGGTCGATCAAGTCAATGATCAAGGCAGTGAAGCGCCAGTACGGCAACGACGCTGCGACCTGGGTGAAGGAAGCCGACGAAGTTGCCCACTGGTGGGCTCTAGAGCGAAGACGCCTCTGGGGATATAATCCCGACGAGGATAAATGA